A stretch of DNA from Natrinema halophilum:
GTTCGGGGCGTCGGACCGAAGACGGCCGACTGTATCTTACTTTTTGCAGGCGGTCGCGGCGGCGTCTTCCCCGTCGACACCCACGTTCACCGGATCTATCGGCGCATGGGGATCGCAGCACCATCGGCGACCCACGAAGAAGTCCGAGCAGTCCTCGAGCGGGACGTACCCGCAGCAAAGTGTGGATTCGGACACACGGCGACGATTCAATTCGGCCGGGAGTACTGTACGGCACGGAAACCAGCCTGTCTCGAGGACCCGGAAGCGTGTCCGATGGCCGACGTGTGCGATCAGGTCGGGGTCTACCCGGAGACGGATGAGGTCGTCGACCCGGCCGACGCGCCCAAGTGATCGACCGTCGATCGAACTGGCGGTTCCGTCGTGCGAACACGACGAATTCGCCACCGGTACCGTCGACTTTATACGACGTCATTTTTACGTATGGACGCATGGTTGAGTTTTCGGATGTAGAACGGAACGCGATTTACAAAGCGATTTACTCCCGGCGGGACATTCGCCGGTTCAGAGACGAATCGATCCCTGACGACGTCCTCGAGCGGCTCATCCGGGCTGCCCACCGTGCGCCGAGTGTGGGATTTTCACAACCGTGGGACTTCGTCGTCATCACCGACGACGATACGAAAGACGCTATCGGGTCGGTCGCGGAACGAGCTATTGCCGCTGCCTGCGAGGGGTACAAAGAGCCCAAACGGGCGGAGTTTGCGGCGTTGAAACTCGAGGGAATTCGTGACGCACCAGTCAACATCTGCGTGACCTGCGATCCGACGCGAGGCGCGCCACACGTTCTGGGGCGGAGTTCGATGAAACGGACCGACGTGTACTCGGCATGTCTCGCCGTCCAGAATCTCTGGTTGGCCGCTCGGACGGAAGCTATCGGCGTCGGGTGGGTGAGCATCCTCTACCCGTACGAGTTACAGGAGATACTGGAGATCCCACCTCACGTCAAACCAGTAGCGTATCTCTGTCTTGGGTACCCAGACGGTGGATTTCCCGACGAACCAGTGCTCCAGAGCGAAGGATGGCGTGGTCGTCTCGACGTCGATTCTCTCGTCCACGAGGAGCGATGGTATTCGGACCAGACGGTGACGGCCACTCCCGATAATGGAGGCGAAAACGGGCCTTGACGCGAGTCGACCGTTTCGTCGCGACCGCGCTCGGTGATGCGGTCCGTGTAGCGCAGAAGTGTTAGCCAAACGCAATTATAACCGTAACTGATAGTGTTGGGAAGCCGTGCGTCGTCCCGAGGGATACTGTATTATTGCCAAAACGTTAATCATACCCGGCCACTGAACTGTAACGATAATATGGAAACGTGCGATATCTGATGAGTATGCCACCAGCTGTCGACCGAATACCATCTCACCACCACCACCGAGAGCGGCGGACGGCGCCCATCAGTCGGCAGTATTTCGCCACGAGAGGCGCCGTCTCGAGCGCAAGAGACCGATCGCCTCAGTAGGACTGTTCAGAATGGGATACGAATTCACACCGGTTGCACTTCCGTATATCGCTTCCTCCGTTATCTGTACCGTTCTCCTGGGGACGATCTGGAGACATCGCGATCGACGAGGAGCGAAAGGGTTTATTCTCGACATCGTCGGACTCATCTTTCTCGGCCTGACGGTAACCCTCCAGATGTTTGCCACGACGGAGGCACAGAAGTTATTCTGGTGGAACTGGCGATTCGTCGCGGGGCCGCTTATGGCGATCGGCTATCTGCTGATGGCGGTCGAATACACCAACAACGAGGAGTACATCACCTATCGAACTGGAGCCGCACTCGTCAGCATACCGATTCTGACTCAGTTCCTCGTGTGGACCAACGATAGTCACGGGTGGGTTTACTCCGCTGCAATAAGTCCGGAAACCGGCCTCTTGGTTCCTACGTTCGAACCGCTCTACTGGCTTTACGCGGTTCCGATGACGACGTATCTCTTTGTCGGCGTCTACCTCCTCATCCGGCTGTTCCTCTCACTCCCGGAGTTCAAAAAGCAAGCTGGCATCCTCATCGCAACCATTCTGTTCGTGGTGGTCGGGATGATCGTCTGGTGGCGCGGATTCGTTACCCTCGATACGCTCACCCTGACGAGTACGGTAAAGGTCGTCGGGTTTTACCTCGCGGTCGACCGCCTCCAACTCCTCGATATCGTCCCGGTCGCACGGACGAAAGTCATCGACAACATGCAAGACGCCGTTTTCGTCGTCAACTCGACGAATCGAGTCGTCGATGCCAATCCCGCGGCCAAACGCCTCGTCGACAACGACGTGGTGGTTGGAGACTCGCTCGAGGAGGCATTCCCTTCGTCGCAGATCACGGAGTTCGACGATGTATCCGACGCACAGAGCGAACTCTCGTTCGAAATCGACGGTGAAACCAGACACTTCGCAATCCAGATTTCGCCGCTCACGAGCTCCCG
This window harbors:
- the bluB gene encoding 5,6-dimethylbenzimidazole synthase, translated to MVEFSDVERNAIYKAIYSRRDIRRFRDESIPDDVLERLIRAAHRAPSVGFSQPWDFVVITDDDTKDAIGSVAERAIAAACEGYKEPKRAEFAALKLEGIRDAPVNICVTCDPTRGAPHVLGRSSMKRTDVYSACLAVQNLWLAARTEAIGVGWVSILYPYELQEILEIPPHVKPVAYLCLGYPDGGFPDEPVLQSEGWRGRLDVDSLVHEERWYSDQTVTATPDNGGENGP
- a CDS encoding sensor histidine kinase, translated to MGYEFTPVALPYIASSVICTVLLGTIWRHRDRRGAKGFILDIVGLIFLGLTVTLQMFATTEAQKLFWWNWRFVAGPLMAIGYLLMAVEYTNNEEYITYRTGAALVSIPILTQFLVWTNDSHGWVYSAAISPETGLLVPTFEPLYWLYAVPMTTYLFVGVYLLIRLFLSLPEFKKQAGILIATILFVVVGMIVWWRGFVTLDTLTLTSTVKVVGFYLAVDRLQLLDIVPVARTKVIDNMQDAVFVVNSTNRVVDANPAAKRLVDNDVVVGDSLEEAFPSSQITEFDDVSDAQSELSFEIDGETRHFAIQISPLTSSRGSQTGRLIVLRDITALKNREQELTVLNRIVRHDIRNEMNVISGRSELLEDHVDSAGEQHLELIQESSSHVVDLTQVVGDLVETLSNNADLDLETVHLEPVVWNQLEKARISYPSAEFAMDGELPTDVTVRADEMLSSVFTNLFNNAVLHNNSAKPRVTLSVDERDETVVIRVADNGPGIPEGQRDEIFGRGQKGLESEGTGIGLYLVATLVDGYGGDVWVEESDEGGAAFNVQLTKATNESETRTVAQSKTD